A window of Phoenix dactylifera cultivar Barhee BC4 unplaced genomic scaffold, palm_55x_up_171113_PBpolish2nd_filt_p 000760F, whole genome shotgun sequence contains these coding sequences:
- the LOC120107087 gene encoding cysteine proteinase inhibitor 1-like: MVTLRSLRLLLLPLLLIAIHSPPRALAARKAASKVLVGGWKPIKDISDPHVQEIAEFAVSEHNKLANTNLTLSKVVKGETQVVAGINYRLVVETKDGEAMANYVAVVWEKTWEGFRNLTSFTPVGS; this comes from the coding sequence ATGGTTACCCTGCGATCCCTtcgtcttcttctcctccctcttcttctcataGCCATTCATTCACCTCCGAGAGCCCTGGCAGCCCGTAAAGCTGCAAGCAAGGTTCTTGTTGGGGGCTGGAAGCCGATCAAGGATATCAGTGATCCCCATGTCCAAGAGATTGCAGAATTCGCGGTGTCGGAGCACAACAAGCTGGCGAACACCAACCTTACTTTGAGTAAAGTGGTGAAGGGTGAGACCCAGGTGGTGGCTGGAATTAATTATAGGCTTGTTGTAGAGACCAAAGATGGCGAAGCCATGGCGAACTATGTGGCCGTGGTGTGGGAGAAGACATGGGAGGGGTTTAGGAACCTCACATCATTTACACCAGTCGGGAGTTAA